The following proteins come from a genomic window of Larimichthys crocea isolate SSNF chromosome III, L_crocea_2.0, whole genome shotgun sequence:
- the vamp5 gene encoding vesicle-associated membrane protein 5, whose product MENGKNRLQQAQEDVEEVKVIMLDNLNKADERAGKLDDLEDRADELLAKSKTFEKTANQVKQKKRWENKKMKIVFIAVGVVAALVIIGLIIFASVGS is encoded by the exons ATG GAGAATGGGAAGAACCGCCTGCAGCAGGCCCAGGAGGATGTCGAGGAGGTGAAGGTCATCATGCTGGACAACCTGAACAAGGCTGATGAGAGAGCTGGCAAATTGGATGACCTGGAGGACAGGGCTGATGAGCTGCTGGCAAAG AGTAAAACTTTTGAAAAGACCGCCAACCAGgtgaagcaaaagaaaagatggGAGAACAAGAAGATGAAAATTGTGTTTATTGCCGTTGGAGTGGTCGCTGCACTCGTCATCATTGGACTTATAATCTTCGCCAGTGTCGGCAGCTAA